A DNA window from Helianthus annuus cultivar XRQ/B chromosome 15, HanXRQr2.0-SUNRISE, whole genome shotgun sequence contains the following coding sequences:
- the LOC118487437 gene encoding alpha/beta-gliadin clone PW1215-like yields the protein MEIEANPENQIPMPAFDPAEIPKVPAPHPPDYDTWFDDHRDYEQRYPIPDEPMQNLVGPYPDLDPLDPYYDNDQYSREILENPYPYEEPMPQFPDPIPAPAPPMSTENVQELRTFSEEILEGSEIMRQIGERLVWKYDERNM from the coding sequence ATGGAAATTGAAGCcaacccagaaaaccaaatcCCAATGCCTGCTTTTGACCCAGCTGAGATCCCTAAAGTACCAGCACCCCATCCCCCAGACTATGACACATGGTTTGATGACCATAGGGATTATGAGCAACGCTACCCAATACCAGATGAACCCATGCAAAACTTAGTAGGACCCTACCCAGACCTGGACCCTCTAGACCCCTATTATGATAATGACCAATACAGCAGGGAGATCCTAGAGAACCCTTACCCTTACGaagaacccatgccccagttcccagATCCAATACCAGCACCTGCACCACCCATGAGCACcgagaatgtgcaagaactccgaacctttagtgaggagattttagaaggAAGTGAAATAATGAGACAAATAGGTGAAAGGCtcgtctggaaatatgacgagcgtAACATGTAA